The nucleotide window ACCAAAGACTGCATCTCATCCCCTGCAGAATAATTTAGCAGTGGGTCCTTCTTATCAAGTACCGTGGCCCTCGGTTCTTTTCCCTAACATATCTTCcttattattcttattattcttaCCTCAGCTCCTGTCCTGATATGTTCAATATGTTCAGGTAAAAAGGGCATCTTTGGAACAGTGTCCTCTCTTCTCGTCCTTCTCTCCCCGCACTGTCCATCTTTCTGtcatcccccctttctctcgtcTCTCCATCTACTAGGTCTCGAAACCATCACAAGTAGCATAttttcctctgcccccccccctccacctcacctcccccataCCCTCCTCTCCATGCCTCCATCTGCCCATCTCATTGTCATCTGCAGTGCCATCTGAAGGAGGACCTCCTCTCGTTGTCCTcacaccccctccatccctcctctagTCTTCTCTCCTGAACGCCGTCCGCTCGGTGTCATCTGAGGTAAAGGGACGGGGCCAACGGGGCTGCAGATTTACCCAGCAGCACACGTCACCAACAGGGAAGCGCAGAGCTCCCAAAATAGCCTAAACAGCATGGGATGAATGGGGACCTAAGTGGCAGTTACCGAGGAGAGATTCTGGCAacaaaatgaagcttttccagAGTGGATGTGATTGAGACCGTGTCTTACCCGCAAACCCTCCAGATGGCATTTTGTTTTTAGGTACTGGAGAGGGTGGTCAATGTAATCATATAACACAGAAGCAGTATTTCCCAGAGTGCCTTTTTGTTCTCAGTTTACAAAATGGTGCTGTTTGTGCTTATTTGTTATAAATGTTGATTAGAAATGATGGAAAAGTCAAGTCAGTTCAGATTTGTTTTGGCATGCCTCAGCTTCTGAACCAATTTACAGTGAAATCAGTATAATCATTTTTGTCTGACAACAGCTTtggtgattggctggctgatgaGAAGAATCTTCAACCATCCTCAAGTTATAGCTGTTATGGGTAGTTGTAGATAGTGATAGTATCTGCACCAAGCAGGTAAGTTCTAGTGTGACTAGTTCAATGACTGGACTGTTTAATTGGCTCTTCTTCTCAGTTGTAGAAACATTTTGTATTTCATGAAACGATCACTAACTATATTCCAAATTGAATTCGCTATATATTTAAAACAAGAAATCGTCCATCCCATTTTCACACTTTCCAGTCCCAGTTTAGTATGTGGCTTTTTAGAAGCTTACGTAATTGCTGGTGTTTTTGTTGCATAAGGGAAAGACATGCAGGGTTTAATTATGAACACTGAACAAAGGAAACATTCAGGGTTTTTTCTTGTTACAGCGTACAGGGTCGGTGATTCGTAGAACTTCAGAGGGTATTTCTTTGTGAAAAAGCCCAGTTTCCAAAAGAACTCTTGCCCCAATTGAGCGGGAATGTTTTTGATGACTAGCATCTGGTCATGCCAAAAACATTAAAATTCCAACTGGAACCCTTAAGTGAATGTATAGTAATAGTAGAGGACTCCCATGGATCTCGTCTAAACCATATTTATCTGTTCTCTCCATTTGTGTATCCATTCATCTCCCATTATTAGATTACTGACAACTCAGCAGCACCTCATGTTAGGCTTGATGGTAAACCGTTACCATTATTCCAAAACTGGCTCTTTAAATTCAAAGAACTCGATATaaccgtgggtgtgtgtgcgcaaatgTACAAGTGGTCCACATGTACCAGTAGAGCAGGTTTAAACCGTGATCCTGTCTCATACTGGTTCTAGGTAATCGTGTTTGATGTCGTTTGGCTACACAATGTCAAGGATGCACTGGCACTCATTATCCATTAGGTGGCCCTAAAGGTCTGTTGCAGAAATATGATTGATCAATGTATCCAAATCAATGGCCTGCATTCATATGATAATTTGCATATTTGCACCTgtattatatatactgtatttatcaAATTAAAAAGAAAATAGTATTAAATTATAATGGAGTGCATTGGAGACATCCAATAACTTGTTTATTAAATTTCAAAAATATTCTTTTCATTTTACAACAAAAATTAAACCCTAAACCCTAGCCCTATCTCAAATCGCTTTGTACGTCTTGTTACTACTGGATGAGGAACTAAATGCAAGACTATAGGAAGATAAACTGTAACATCTTTCCAAAAACCAAAATCCTCCAGATGTGAGTTTTTCTGTGAGTTTTTCCTaatcttccttgagggtttaggttggttgaggtgcAGTACtttgggcgtatgtgaagccctctgtgacattgcttgtaaaaagggctatacaaataaattttgaTTTGATCCAGATGAGACAGATGCAGCCAATTCAGAACACTGCTACTTTTATGGTCTTCCAAACATCACTGCAGTTCTGAGGTCTTTACACTGGCTTTTTATCTGTCCACTTATTTTCATTTCAATTAGTGCGGTTCAGGGCCACGTTCACTTCTGATCTCCTATTACGTTATGAGCCATCCTGGCCTGTCAGAACGTCTGAAACACTTCGGCTTTCTGTGTCCAGAGTCCACACTAAAGATGGAGAGACAACTTTCAGTTTTTACAGACCGCATATCTGGAACACATTCCCAGTCTGCAGGTCAGGTTGTGTTTATTATCTTACACGGCACTGTAACTTATTCTCTCCTGAACATGTTGTACTTTagctttatttacatttttaacTCTTTGAATTGCATTTAAATGTGTTTGATATTGCCTCACGATGctttaatgtaaatataaggTACTTTGAATAGCGTTGTGGTTGCGACTCTTCTTCTCCCATGGAGGTCTACAGCACCCCCCTGTGGCTCACAAAGCAAACAGCAGCCTTTGGCCAAAtcctcagaaaaagaacagTTGCCGACTGATACcaacttacattttacatttacatttagtaatttagcagacgctcttatccagagcgacttacagtaagtacagggacattccccccgaggcaagtagggttaagtgccttgcccaaggacacaacgtaatattgacacagccgggaatcgaactggcaaccttcagattactagcccaattccctaaccgctcagccactgaAATTGTACCCTCCTGCACATGTACACCTACACAAAAATGGCTACACTTATTTCTAAGGACGGAAAACTTACACACTTTCAGTGTGGGAAAAACACCCAGCACTTAATTTAAACCTCAAGTCTCACCAGTCATGTGTACGCATGTTAGCAATCCGGACAGAAGTATTTATCTTATTAACTATCCCTCAGCCCTTGAGAGTACAGACCACCATAAGGTTGTAACACTATCCACAATTAGCAGAATAAATTACATCAGAGGTCCCCTGAGATTAATCCACAGTGCTAGTTCAGGCCACAAATACAAGAGTCACCCCAACAGAGAAGAGGATGTCACTACCTCCTATTTCAAAATCAAACAAATGAAACCCTAATATAGCTCATCTTTGTATCTGCACATTATATGTGCATCTTTCCTGTATGTTTAACTTACCAGAGTACTACTCTACAGTGTTTCTGATGTTTCCCTTTTAGAATTGTGCGCTTTGCAGCACTATCATAAATTGTGAACAAATAAAATACACATTCAAGTAAAATATGTGCCTGATAACGGACACAGTCGTTGTTCCCCCTAAGCAGCTGAACTTTTAGGctactctcttgttctctctttcactctctcttcctcatggcGACAGGACAGGTGGGGAAGTAGAGGTAGCCACCAGAGGGGGGTAAGCATGAATCGTTTTTTTCCTGAGGCTTCATAGGGTCATCACACTGTAGGATAATGCTGCACATGCTAAAAGCAACCAATGAACaccagaagagagagatagagagagatagatagagagctGTAATTCCCCTCATTAAAAATCCAAGCGGTTAGGTTCCACGGCATCAGGTGGGGTCCTTAGGACGCTGACCAGGAGCTCGTATGTAACGAACACCACCATGTTGACAGGGAAGGCTCGCAGGCAGTTGATCCCCAGGCTCCTGAAGAACACCCCTCCGCCCTCCACACGGGCCGTCTCAGCGATGCAGTGGAAGAAGCCCTTGTATCTCTTGGTCTCCCTTGAGCCGTCCATCTGTAGACGGGCCTTGATCACATCCATGGGTGTACCCACAGTCCAGCCGGTCATGCCGGCTATGCCCCCAGCCAGCATCACACCAGTCCACTCTGAGCACCAGAGGATAGCAGAGTTAGAAGACGGTTGGTGTAGCaggcttttttctttttttcacaaatatattttttaaataatcgaCTCAAGTCTGAATTTCACAATGCCATTACGAGAGTAAAGAATAATTCTATCCTATATGATTATGATTCAAGGCTGTTCACACTTTtaacaacgagagagagagagagagagaaagagagagagaataagagggagaaaaaattAGGAAAAAattgagagggtggaggggggtcaggggcGTATTGATAGTGTTGGAGCATCACTGACCAGGTCCATTCTTCCCTGGAGGGGTTAGATAATCACACAGCATGCTGTAGGTCAGGAAGTAAGTGGCAAAGGAAGGTCCATCTCTGAAGATAAGGGGAAGAGCTCCCCTGTAGAGTCCCAGAACCCCCTCCTCTTTGGCGATGGTCAGAAGGCAGTGAACTGGACCACGGTACTTGGGTTTGGGCAGGTTGGCTCCAGCACGCATGGACTCAGTCTGGCATTGCAGACGCACCTTCACTATGTCACCTGgggacatcactgtcacctgagGGTCCAAATGATGTAGGCCCATGGTCAGCACAAGAATATGCGTAAAACTGTAAAACTTTAcattaaattgtatttatttacttgAGAAGCCTTTATCCTAAGTGCCATACAACTGGTGAATGTAGAAAGTACAACGGactcagaagtgcatagttttaAAAGCAGTCAACTAAGTCGGACGGTTGAGCAACAGAATTATGTTAATATAAAACATCAAAACTTTATTTAAAACCATAAAGTACTAACAGGTGCTGATTCACACCATCCCTCTGTGCCCTGCACCAATACTGTCCAATCAAAAGAAAGTATTTGTTACCTGAGCCACACCCCCAGCCAgaccagagagaaagatgtcAAGTTTGGTGTTGTGGGTCCCAAGACCTCCTCGCAGCTGGCTCAGACATTGGAGACAGTTCCTGTACGTGCcaaacaccacagaagaagtaaTAGAAACTGTGGTAACAGGCAGGGACATCCCCTTGTAGAAGCCGTGCACCTGGAGTGTACAGACAGAGCagggagaagacacacacacgggtcaggAGGGCCACTGAGAGGTTTTTCTAGAGAACAAGGTGTCGAAGACATGCTACTCACCCCTTCCTTCGTTCCTGTTGCTATGATGCACTGCCATATCCCAGTGAATTGTTTCTGAGTTTGGATTCTGACCTTGAAAATACCCATCATTGTGATTATCATCATCAGAAATGGAACTGAAATACCTTACACTTCTCTACCAATACTCCTACCTTTACTGTGTCCAGGGGGTATCCAACAGCAACTCCAAATCCACCTGCATTTATAATGAGAATACATATATAGAGTTGCAACGTATCTCAAATCGCTTTGTACGTCTTGTTACTACTGGATGAGGAACTAAATGCGAGACTATTGGCGTTTATAAACAACTCGAGCTGCACCCCTGTTGCCAAAAGATCTTCAGTCTAGTTGAACAGTTGGGTGCGTGTGACAGATACATAAGCTCAGGTTTGATCAACGGCAGACCAATGTTCCCTAACGAGCTATTTTTAGAGTAAGCCTTAATAGCGCTAGGGCCTTTTCTTAACTACTGGACATGGATAACTATGATCCTTCGCTGACGTGCTTTTAGAAATACAACAGATATCAGGCACTATATCTGACAATAAGTACCTCCAATAGATCCAGCTACGAAATCCGCAATATGCATCCCTGATCCGAAAAAGACTTCGGTAGCGTTAGCTGGGCAGATATTGTGACAAAATATCCTCAGTGCGCATATTGGTAGTCTTGGTAGTGGTATAGTAGTCTGAAATGCTGTATCTAAACCAAGACCAGACTTGTGCAGTTAGCTGCCTGCTTGTCCTTCATGTGTGAGGAGCATGGTTTCGACGTTACAAAACAGTATAGCCGAGTGGTGCCGACACACTCCGAAGTATTCCGATCTGACTTCGATGATTGATTGGATGATGGCGGTTGACTAGTAGTAGGCCTACGTCCATTTTTTAGACCGTGAAAATGTCAATGTCAATTTTAATGCAGTAGCCTACGCCAACGTGAATGGCAATTATCTGAAAAATATGTAGCTTAACCGCAATGaagcaatcttttttttttttttagctaatCAGGCTAAGATCAGGTGGATTTTAACATTCATCTTTGCTCCAAAATCTGCTTTCAGTTGTTTAAATCACACTGGACAAAAAAAGACTTGACCCATCATCGTAATAGGCTGAAGCTGATGCAATTGGGAAAGCAACGTCAAAGATATTTTGTCCCTTCTCAACCAATAAGTAATGGGGGTAAGGTCGGAAAATAGGCGTCAACAACGTGGGTCTGGGCGTCGGCTTTGAAACTGTGATTGGATTGGATACGTTGTGGTCGGCGAACCACGTAGGCTACACGCCTCCGTGCAGTCTGTCAAATTACCGGGAATAGAAATAGAGAAGGGGTCTGTCTGCGCGGTGGTGACGGAATTTATCAACGTGACCACTAGAGACGAATAAGGGTTAATTCAGGCTGAATAAGCATACTTTAATAAAAATGAGATACCTACAATCAGTGCATTCACACTGAGAAAATAAACGAGTTGGAGAAAAGACACTTGTCagtgtagctagttagctagctgggTCGATTGCGTGAGACGACACAGTGAGGTAGCAGTTTGCGTGACATCAAGAGAAGATACAGTAGgtgaagctagctagccagccatAGAACTCCGGTTGTGTTAAACTGTCCAAACTCATTGGCAGATAATTTTCGTGTCGATTGCCAATATTAGTTGAAGAGTGGTGATGGACTTTCTTGCTGGCTGCATTGGAGGTAAGTCACAATGGCCCCCACCATGTTCATTTGATATTAGTTCTCGTTGGCTAGCTAGTTGCTAGACTACTGTAGCTATCTACTTCCTAGTGCGACAGTTAGCTAGCTtgttaggctagctagctcaTCTCCGGCCAGGAAATAAGCGCCGGTCGATGGAGCATCCGGGCCCCCAAATCTCGCTGCAGGTTTAAAGGAAAGGGCGCTAATAACTGCCCAATGTGATATGTGTGAATTTGGATACGGTTGGAAGTTGTTTTGACATCTAGACGAGGTCATCTTGAATTGCGGTGTTTGGTATTGCATAATAGACTATTGTCTTATTTGTAAATGATCAATGGTGCTTCTGAAAGATTGGTGACAGTTGATtccagtcccccctcccccccccatgtccTCTGGACACGCCGTTAAGAACGAAAGGCACGCATGTTCTTTAGTCAGAGGTGGTCCCAAGATAGCGCTCGGTTAGTAGGTGActataaatcacacacacacgtatgctcTTTCACTTCTGCCAGTCGTATACTGTAAAACATTGTGGTTGCCCACCTTCAGCAAGTGAGTGGATACAAGGGGGAAGCCAGACCTTAATCAGAGGACAACCAAGTATAAGCTGTTGTTTACGTTTGCATATGATTACATATAATAATGGTTTCAGGACTCCAATACCATGGGACATAAGTTAAAATCTAGGCCTACAGTCTAATTCTACTCTTACAATAACTTAATTGAACGACAGTGTTTTGTGTCACAACAAGTTAATAGTACAGTCTCAAAGTGTGGGCTATCCTGTTCTAAACATGGAGGTAATGTTTTGAAGTTACAGCAGATCATGACCCGCTGCAGTGTCTGGCTTACACCAGGAATCCTCTCCTAATTGGCTGGTTTGGGACAGTCTGTTGTGACATGGACGTGGATTATCCTGCCGCGTTTCAGCTGGGCAGGCAGACAGCTTGTAGTCAGCCAACGTCCGTGCATACATGGGTTCCAAAGCACCTTTTGACAATGACATTCCTTTATGGAATGTTTTGGTGCCAACTGTTAACGTGGTTGGTACACTGCTAGGACGTGTGAAGGTCTATTTATGGCTGTGGAGTAGGCCCAGTCAGACCCCAGGAATTGAGTTTCACCAGGCACAGCCAGCACCTTGTATCAAGTTACACGGCAAGAATGATTAGCCAGAGACTAAACTGGCATCAGAACACAGGCACTCCATGAACCTGAGTTACATAACATTCAGAGAAACTGAGAGGTGAGGATCTCTCAGTTTTCTGAAGGAGGCCGGAGGAGGCAGAGATTTCTAGATTACAGACACTCACAGGAGAGTCTAGTTACAAGCTGACGCTACACGTGGTGCTTTAATATCATTCTTAGATTAGTCACAGTATGTATTTAGACCGGATTGCCTCTACTTGCTTGTGGAGGGACGTTTAATGACACTTGACTTGTAAACAACATTGTGTTGCTAAAACACTGCTGTTCCGACACAAGATTGTCACTTCATTGAAGTGTGCTTGATAAGTTTTGTAATtgtatctctttccctctctttttgttgttgcatcTTCTAGGTGCCGCCGGAGTCTTGGTTGGACATCCTTTTGACACTGTGAAGGTAAAccttgttcccccccccccccctccccaatattttattttttaacagcTTTTTCTCAGAATATAAATTAAGCTGCAAACTTGACTGTATTATGCATGTCATCAACAGCTAATTGGATAATACCTGGTTTATATCCTGCTCAGATATTGACTAAGGAGATTGCCTTGTTACCTGTAACAAGGACTTTCTTCATTTTACAGAATAAGTCTTACTGTGTTTGTAGATAAGGGATAAACTACCTCTTCCCAGCCATAAACAGTAGTAAGTAAAGTTCAGGTCCATCCCTTGTCTCTGTGTCTTTTGGTTCTTGGTTTTGTTCAATCAGAAAGCAGTAGGATATGTAGGaaccctccccagcccctaACCAACTGTAAACTCTTCCATGTATCAGTTGACAGTTTGTTCATTGTATCAGATTAGTCATGTCTTCACACTTCATTCACAGTACATGTATTAGCCTATCATATTGGAATGTCATCGTTCAGTGTTTTCCCCTCACTCTTTTTCACGTTATGTTTATCAGAACGACATAGTCAGGATGTCTTGTGggtgaattgtttttctgatctGAACCTGATTGGACTTCCTGGTTCTACTTCTGACTGTATCCTGTCTGTTGCAGGTCAGGCTCCAGGTTCAGAATGTGGACAAGCCCCTGTATCGCGGGACCATTCATTGTTTTCAGTCCATCATACGGCAGGAATCAGTGAGTAACATTTTTATCATGTGTCCTGTCATCCAAATAGGGAAGGATAGCATGCATCTTGCTTATTTACATCAGTGAATAACTTGCAATTTTTACTGGTGGCTTACTTAATTGTTTTCAATTGCGTAATTGAAACATTTTCAtcaacacctcccccccccccccctccacaccagaTGTTTGGACTCTACAAAGGCATCGGCTCCcccatgatgggcctgaccttCATCAACGCCATCGTGTTTGGTGTGCAGGGCAACGCCATGCGCCAGCTGGGACACGACACGCCCATGAACCAGTTCATCGCCGGGGCGGCGGCAGGGACCATCCAGTGTGTGATCTGCTGTCCCATGGAGCTGGCCAAGACTCGCATGCAGATGCAGGGCACAGGGGAGAAGAAGTCCAAGAGGAAGCTCTATAAGAACTCCCTGGACTGCCTGGTCCGCATCTACAACCGCGAGGGCCTGCTCGGGGTGAACCGTGGCATGGTGACCACCCTGCTCCGTGAGACACCAGGCTTTGGTGTCTACTTCCTGGCCTACGACGTCCTGACCCGCTCCCTGGGCTTCGAGCAGAACGACCCCTACATGATCCCCAAACTGCTGTTCGCCGGCGGCATGTCCGGCATCGCTTCCTGGCTCTCCACCTATCCGGTGGACGTGATCAAGTCCCGCCTCCAGGCCGACGGTGTGGGCGGGGTGTACCAGTACAGCGGCATCGCTGACTGCGTGCGGCAGAGCGTGAAGAAGGAGGGCTTGAGGGTGTTCACGCGAGGGCTCACCTCCACGCTCCTCAGGGCCTTCCCTGTCAACGCGGCCACATTCGCCACGGTAACACTGGTGCTCATGTACGCCcgcggggtggaggaggggcctaAGGACTGTGAGCCGGCGCTGGCTGCCCCCCACCAGACACAGCTACAGCCGCAGGCTCAGGCGTCCAGCCTGTGACCCCAGGAAGGCACGCTGTGACCCTGTGATGCTGTCTTCCTCGTTCTACTCCAGGCTGGTGGTTTCCAAAAAAAAGGGATCTGAATACCTTTGTTGGTTTGGATTTGTGGTCTCATGATTGGTTGTGGTGAGGGGAAGAGTCGTAGACTTTTGATTCTGAACGCCCAAGTTTTCTGTGTATGTACTACAGTATATACCATTGTTAATGTACATATAACATATATAAATATGCAGTGTGACACTGCAGATGTACATATCTTTATTTTGGCAGTTGATTTCATGTGGTGTTTCAAAGAAACGCTTTTCCAGCCTTATGTTATAAACAGTTTAACTGGCAAAAAGAAGCAAAGCACTGTTATCTTCTTGAGCAAAAAGAGTGAAACTGTAAGGGTAGGACAGAGGTTTAACCCAAAGCTTGTCCATGCTAAATCACATGCTGCTAGCTTTGATACCAAACCAAATAAACCTGAGGTCACGTTTAGATATTGTCATGGCACGGTCATGTTTGTGGTAAAGTGCAATCTTTGTTGCTGTTTTGCTTGAGATGTGGGCAGTATTATGGCCTGTAGAAAAGGGTATCTCTGTGCAGCTCTGTGCTATTCGTGTGGCAACTAACCTTATTGATAGAGAATCATTTCACTCTTAAGCACTGAAAGGGATAAAAACGAAAGCACTTATTCAGGACACAATTTATTGTGGATTAGGATCTACTGCAACAAGATGAACGGCAACCTTGATGGAAAGTGAAAAGCAGAATGTGAAGTTGTTAACAGTTATAATGTCAGATTAGTGTGCTTTGTATTCCGGGTGATACTTTTGTTTTGTCTAGTCATGTTGGTCTCTGTTTTaaatctgtgtgttttttggtgtatttaGTTTGGTTTTAAAAGATTGGCCTGGCTAATGGGCATTGTAAATATAGAAAATGCACAAAAAAAACAGTTACATGCATGTGTAGTCATTGTATGCTATTTGTTTGTCTATAATTGTTTCATGAACCGATAACCCATTCGTTCTCCTTTCAGAGAACACCACGTGTCACTTCACTAGTGGCCCTGGTTGCCCATGAACTGGCCTATGCTTTTTCCACTGGAAAGAAGCTTGTATAGTTTCAGTACGAGGTTATCGAGAACTAAGAACTACATGGGAGCATGTCAACAAAACATAGTCGCACAAGTGCTCCACAGCACTTAAATTCACTGTAAGCTGGAGGAATTCCCCACACTGGAGTCAATAAGCAGCTACTTAAACAATGTCAACAATAGCTGGTTTAGCTAatcatttgtctgtgtgtggatggttgAAGGGGGTCACCTGTGTctggctggggagaggagagaggtgaattGTAACACACTGATCTGTCTTGTTGAATGTAACACAATTGTACTTTCACTCTCCCCATAACTGTGTCTGGCTACTCTGAGGGAAAACAAACATGGCTGCTACTCTAATATGTATTTGACTGGATGTTCCAAGGGGAAGCATTTGCTACTGAGTTATGGTGCACATGACC belongs to Osmerus mordax isolate fOsmMor3 chromosome 8, fOsmMor3.pri, whole genome shotgun sequence and includes:
- the LOC136948055 gene encoding mitochondrial basic amino acids transporter-like isoform X1, with product MDFLAGCIGGAAGVLVGHPFDTVKVRLQVQNVDKPLYRGTIHCFQSIIRQESMFGLYKGIGSPMMGLTFINAIVFGVQGNAMRQLGHDTPMNQFIAGAAAGTIQCVICCPMELAKTRMQMQGTGEKKSKRKLYKNSLDCLVRIYNREGLLGVNRGMVTTLLRETPGFGVYFLAYDVLTRSLGFEQNDPYMIPKLLFAGGMSGIASWLSTYPVDVIKSRLQADGVGGVYQYSGIADCVRQSVKKEGLRVFTRGLTSTLLRAFPVNAATFATVTLVLMYARGVEEGPKDCEPALAAPHQTQLQPQAQASSL
- the LOC136948055 gene encoding mitochondrial basic amino acids transporter-like isoform X2, which codes for MFGLYKGIGSPMMGLTFINAIVFGVQGNAMRQLGHDTPMNQFIAGAAAGTIQCVICCPMELAKTRMQMQGTGEKKSKRKLYKNSLDCLVRIYNREGLLGVNRGMVTTLLRETPGFGVYFLAYDVLTRSLGFEQNDPYMIPKLLFAGGMSGIASWLSTYPVDVIKSRLQADGVGGVYQYSGIADCVRQSVKKEGLRVFTRGLTSTLLRAFPVNAATFATVTLVLMYARGVEEGPKDCEPALAAPHQTQLQPQAQASSL
- the slc25a47a gene encoding solute carrier family 25 member 47-A, which encodes MHIADFVAGSIGGGFGVAVGYPLDTVKVRIQTQKQFTGIWQCIIATGTKEGVHGFYKGMSLPVTTVSITSSVVFGTYRNCLQCLSQLRGGLGTHNTKLDIFLSGLAGGVAQVTVMSPGDIVKVRLQCQTESMRAGANLPKPKYRGPVHCLLTIAKEEGVLGLYRGALPLIFRDGPSFATYFLTYSMLCDYLTPPGKNGPEWTGVMLAGGIAGMTGWTVGTPMDVIKARLQMDGSRETKRYKGFFHCIAETARVEGGGVFFRSLGINCLRAFPVNMVVFVTYELLVSVLRTPPDAVEPNRLDF